The following are from one region of the Sorghum bicolor cultivar BTx623 chromosome 2, Sorghum_bicolor_NCBIv3, whole genome shotgun sequence genome:
- the LOC8086408 gene encoding light-harvesting complex-like protein OHP1, chloroplastic isoform X1 translates to MAAKCALSAPCLSAHRPLCRNRLAPCLPSPRPARAVALRVSAAKLPPGVSYQVEVPRVQPKLSEPFLGFTQTAEIWNSRACMIGLIGTFIVELVLNKGILQMIGVEVGKGLDLPL, encoded by the exons ATGGCAGCAAAGTGTGCTCTTTCCGCACCATGCTTATCGGCTCACCGACCCCTCTGCCGCAACAGGCTTGCTCCATGCCTGCCATCGCCAAGACCAGCAAGAGCCGTTGCTCTGAGAGTGAGTGCTGCAAAGCTTCCTCCAGGGGTGAGTTATCAG GTTGAAGTGCCCAGGGTGCAGCCAAAGCTGAGCGAGCCCTTCTTGGGGTTCACCCAGACTGCTGAGATCTGGAACTCCAGGGCCTGCATGATTGGCCTCATCGGCACCTTCATTGTGGAGCTG GTGCTAAACAAGGGGATTCTTCAGATGATTGGGGTGGAGGTGGGCAAGGGTCTGGACCTTCCTCTTTAA
- the LOC8079929 gene encoding photosystem I reaction center subunit psaK, chloroplastic has protein sequence MASQLSAAVPQFHGLRGYASPRSVVAMPSVRVGRKRSQGIRCDYIGSATNLIMVTTTTLMLFAGRFGLAPSANRKATAGLKLEARDSGLQTGDPAGFTLADTLACGAVGHILGVGIVLGLKNTGALDQIIG, from the exons ATGGCCTCCCAGCTCTCCGCCGCCGTGCCGCAGTTCCACGGCCTCCGGGGCTACGCCTCGCCCAGGTCCGTGGTGGCGATGCCGTCCGTGCGGGTCGGCAGGAAGAGGTCCCAGGGCATCCGCTGCGACTACATCGGCTCCGCCACCAACctg ATCatggtgacgacgacgacgctgaTGCTGTTCGCGGGGCGGTTCGGGCTGGCGCCGTCGGCGAACCGGAAGGCGACGGCGGGGCTGAAGCTGGAGGCGCGCGACTCCGGGCTGCAGACGGGCGACCCCGCCGGGTTCACCCTCGCCGACACGCTGGCATGCGGCGCCGTCGGCCACATCCTCGGCGTCGGCATCGTGCTCGGGCTCAAGAACACCGGCGCCCTCGACCAGATCATCGGCTAG
- the LOC8086407 gene encoding 187-kDa microtubule-associated protein AIR9 produces the protein METPSVASKPADAKPVKPRPVAPTGRFALGTASSIKKRADGAAPSEVGVSRSSSMKSTSSLNASSVLRRSSTGTAGKQQDSGSSAVAKKASPTLSDGAKKTKLVSAPAVSSKPAAEKKTSLIERTGADLAKKPGVKASSTSTLKKVQTKTESSNGSSGSTRRVASNASVPSPRSVTSNATKKLGTQTSSAVPNRRKSSTADSRDSRFMMLPQVDLKASDEVRLDSRGHRVRSLKQLRLSHALEFVYLRDNLLSSLEGIEILKGVKVLDLSFNDFKLPGFEPLRNCIVLQQLYLAGNQITSLASLPELPNLEFLSIAQNRLKSLCMARQPRLQVLAASRNKISTLKGFPHLPSLEHLRVEENPLLEMQHLEAASILLIGPTLKKFNDRDLNPNEAEVAKQYPAHTAICIRDGWEFCSPELAADSTFSFLLEQWNNNLPQDYMVNKAYVDHPFEEDPCHCHFRFTNLGGEGELVLRYQWFLGGKTPTDFVAIPEASSEVYWPKREDVGRCLKVECTPILNGAEFLPLFAVSLPVSPGTGCPKVINLAVSGELVEGNILSGVPEIAWCGGTPGKGVASWLRRRWNGNAVVIDGAEGMEYQLTVNDINSSLVFMYTPVTDEGVKGEPQCTMTDFVKAATPSVSNVHVLGDIVEDNIVIGKGKYFGGREGLSKIRWFREKENGEFLLVLSDSMQYTLSKEDVGRHLKFVYTPVNLEGQEGESACAITDVVKKAPPKVFNLKIVGEAKEGSKISASATVKGGTEGSSRVQWYKASSYEFKNEHELEALTASKVSKTFRIPLGAVGYYIVAKFTPVAPDGEVGEPAYATLDGLVETLPPSLNFLTVTGEFSEGQILTASYGYIGGHEGNSLYSWHLHETEDDEGTPLSEATGLLQYCVTKEAVGKFVSFKCTPVRDDGIVGEARSFIGKDRVTPGMPTLVSLEVTGEAIEGTTMFASKRYWGGEEGDTMFRWILANSDGTEKEIEGATSSSYTLKCDDIGFYIFVLCKPIRNDGVHGSLVSTEAIGPIIPGPPTCQSLELAGSMIEGGRLTFHAAYAGGLRGSCIQEWFRLHGDGHKDKLTADECLDLDLADVDCHIELMYTPVREDGVHGSPRSVISDTILPGEPKGVNLILPECLEDKEISPIKTYFGGKEGTGKYTWFRNKEKLDKLEFDLVAASSEVVGETLKYKPSLDDVGFYLIVYWVPTRCDGKIGDPLMAISDDPVVAAFPSVSDVHLKQKSADVYCGLGIYYGGYEGSSLYRWYSESSDGTRLHIDGADSVTYEVTDADYSCRLLFGYTPVRSDGISGEEKLSEPSDVILPELLKIETLIFKGRQVERETLTAAEQIPGSEIQQHIWNNYKKEMKYQWFISNGSGEDQSFEPLATKCSRSYKVRFEDIGRCLKCECFVIDIFGRSSELVSAVTAPILPGRPKIEKLEIEGRGFHTNLYAVQGTYSGGKEGKSKIQWLRAMVGSPDLISIPGEIGRTYEANVDDVGYRLVAIYTPVREDGVEGQPISVSTEQIAVEPEIYREVKQKLDDGSVKFEVLCDKDRTPKKAQVMGHLERRVLEVNRKRIKVVKPGSKTSFPSTELRGTYAPPFHVELYRNDQHRFKIVVDSDNEVDLMVQTRHMRDLIILTIRGLAQKFNSTSLNTLLKIEA, from the exons ATGGAAACTCCATCTGTGGCCTCGAAGCCGGCGGATGCTAAACCGGTGAAGCCACGGCCAGTGGCGCCCACTGGCAGGTTCGCCTTGGGGACTGCTTCGTCCATTAAGAAGCGTGCTGATGGTGCTGCTCCATCGGAGGTGGGCGTGTCTCGGTCTTCCTCGATGAAGTCTACCTCGTCGCTGAATGCCAGTTCGGTGCTGAGAAGAAGCAGCACAGGGACTGCTGGGAAGCAACAGGACAGTGGGAGCTCAGCTGTTGCTAAGAAGGCCAGTCCTACGCTGTCGGATGGGGCAAAGAAGACTAAGCTGGTGTCAGCTCCCGCTGTTAGCTCAAAACCAGCAGCGGAAAAGAAAACATCCTTGATTGAGAGGACAGGTGCTGATTTGGCGAAGAAGCCTGGTGTTAAGGCATCCTCAACTTCAACACTGAAGAAGGTCCAGACCAAGACAGAGAGCTCCAATGGCAGCAGTGGCAGCACCAGGAGAGTGGCCTCCAATGCTTCTGTGCCGTCACCACGTTCCGTCACAAGCAATGCCACAAAGAAACTGGGTACTCAAACATCATCTGCTGTGCCTAATCGGCGGAAGAGCTCAACCGCAGATAGCCGTGATTCGAGGTTCATGATGCTGCCACAGGTGGATTTGAAGGCTAGTGATGAAGTG AGGCTGGATTCAAGAGGTCATCGGGTTCGTAGTCTCAAGCAGCTGAGGTTATCACATGCTCTTGAG tTTGTGTATCTGAGGGACAACCTTTTATCAAGTTTGGAGGGAATTGAAATTCTCAAGGGGGTAAAG GTTCTTGATTTGAGTTTTAATGATTTTAAGCTCCCTGGGTTTGAGCCTCTCAGGAACTGTATTGTCCTCCAG CAACTCTATCTTGCTGGAAATCAAATTACTTCACTTGCTAGCCTTCCTGAACTTCCTAACTTGGAG TTCCTTTCTATTGCTCAAAACAGGCTAAAGTCACTTTGTATGGCTCGACAGCCTCGACTTCAA GTGTTAGCAGCTAGCAGAAACAAAATATCAACTTTGAAGGGATTTCCACATTTGCCTTCTCTGGAG CATTTACGTGTTGAGGAGAATCCACTACTTGAGATGCAACACTTGGAAGCTGCTTCTATCCTGCTTATAGGTCCTACTTTGAAGAAGTTCAATGACCGAG ATCTGAACCCCAATGAGGCTGAGGTAGCGaagcaatatcctgctcataCAGCTATTTGCATTCGTGATGGCTGGGAATTTTGCTCCCCTGAACTTGCTGCCG ATTCAACATTTTCTTTCCTACTGGAGCAATGGAATAATAATCTGCCTCAAGATTACATGGTGAATAAAGCTTATGTCGACCATCCGTTTGAAGAGGATCCATGCCATTGCCATTTTAGATTCACAAATCTTGGTGGCGAGGGTGAGCTAGTTCTCCGATACCAATGGTTTCTGGGTGGTAAAACACCAACTGATTTTGTTGCTATCCCTGAAGCATCGAGCGAG GTATACTGGCCAAAACGCGAGGATGTTGGAAGATGTTTGAAAGTTGAATGCACTCCGATACTAAATGGTGCAGAATTTCTGCCCCTTTTCGCTGTATCTTTACCTGTTTCTCCAG GTACTGGATGTCCAAAGGTCATCAATCTGGCAGTCAGTGGTGAACTAGTGGAAGGAAACATACTCAGTGGAGTTCCTGAAATTGCCTGGTGTGGTGGAACACCTGGGAAAGGCGTTGCAAG ttggtTAAGGCGGAGGTGGAATGGGAATGCTGTAGTAATTGATGGAGCTGAGGGGATGGAATATCAGCTGACAGTCAATGATATCAATTCAAGTTTGGTATTTATGTACACACCTGTTACAGATGAGGGTGTCAAGGGAGAGCCGCAATGTACAATGACAGATTTTGTGAAGGCTG CAACACCATCCGTCAGCAATGTGCATGTTCTGGGAGATATTGTTGAAGATAACATTGTCATAGGGAAGGGAAAATACTTTGGTGGCAGAGAGGGACTAAGTAAAATCCGGTGGtttagagagaaggaaaatGG TGAATTTCTTCTTGTGCTATCAGACAGCATGCAGTATACACTATCCAAGGAGGACGTGGGGAGGCACCTCAAATTTGTATACACCCCTGTTAACCTTGAAG GTCAGGAGGGTGAATCTGCTTGTGCGATAACAGATGTAGTTAAGAAAG CCCCTCCAAAAGTCTTCAATCTAAAGATTGTTGGGGAAGCAAAGGAAGGAAGCAAGATATCTGCTAGTGCTACTGTTAAAGGTGGAACTGAAGGGTCCAGCAGGGTTCAATGGTACAAGGCATCTTCCTATGAATTTAAGAATGAACATGAGCTTGAAGCCCTTACTGCATCAAAAGTTTCTAAG ACATTCCGCATTCCTCTTGGTGCTGTTGGATATTATATTGTTGCAAAGTTTACACCTGTGGCACCTGATGGTGAAGTCGGTGAACCAGCCTATGCTACATTAGATGGCCTTGTGGAAA CACTCCCACCCAGCCTGAACTTCTTAACAGTCACTGGTGAATTCTCTGAGGGTCAGATATTAACAGCATCATATGGGTACATCGGGGGACATGAAGGAAATAGTTTATACAGTTGGCATCTACATGAG ACTGAAGATGATGAAGGCACTCCACTTTCAGAGGCAACCGGTTTGCTACAATACTGTGTTACAAAGGAAGCTGTTGGAAAGTTTGTTTCTTTCAAATGCACCcctgtcagggatgatggtatTGTTGGTGAGGCAAGGTCATTCATAGGAAAGGACAGAGTTACTCCAG GAATGCCGACATTAGTTTCTCTTGAAGTAACTGGTGAGGCAATTGAAGGAACCACTATGTTTGCCAGTAAAAGATATtggggaggagaagaaggggacACAATGTTCCGCTGGATACTG GCAAATTCTGATGGAACCGAGAAAGAAATTGAAGGagcaacaagttcatcatacacCTTGAAATGCGATGACATTGGCTTCTACATATTTGTCTTGTGCAAGCCCATTAGAAATGATGGAGTTCATGGTTCTTTGGTGTCGACAGAAGCGATTGGTCCTATTATACCAG GGCCACCAACATGTCAATCTCTTGAACTAGCTGGGTCTATGATTGAAGGTGGCCGTTTGACCTTTCATGCTGCGTATGCAGGAGG TTTGCGGGGAAGTTGCATCCAAGAATGGTTCAGATTACATGGTGATGGGCACAAAGACAAGTTGACTGCTGATG AGTGTCTAGATCTTGATCTAGCTGATGTCGATTGCCACATTGAACTTATGTATACACCTGTACGAGAAGACGGAGTACATGGGTCGCCCAGGAGTGTTATTTCAGATACAATCTTACCTG GGGAGCCAAAGGGTGTCAATCTTATTCTACCTGAGTGTCTTGAGGACAAAgaaatttctcccatcaaaacgTACTTTGGTGGCAAGGAAGGCACTGGGAAATATACATGGTTTCGAAATAAAGAGAAACTTGATAAGTTGGAATTTGATCTGGTTGCTGCATCATCAGAAGTTGTTGGAGAAACCTT AAAATACAAGCCTTCATTGGATGATGTTGGTTTCTACCTAATTGTTTATTGGGTTCCTACACGGTGTGATGGAAAGATTGGTGATCCTTTGATGGCTATCTCTGATGATCCCGTCGTGGCAG CTTTTCCATCTGTTTCGGATGTTCACTTAAAGCAGAAAAGTGCAGATGTATATTGTGGACTAGGCATCTATTATGGTGGATATGAGGGATCAAGCTTGTATAGATGGTACAGCGAATCTAGTGATGGAACTAGGCTCCACATAGATGGTGCTGATTCAGTCACATATGAAGTGACAGATGCTGATTACAGCTGCCGTCTACTGTTTGG TTATACTCCTGTTCGTTCAGATGGGATAAGTGGTGAAGAAAAACTCTCTGAACCATCTGATGTAATTTTGCCAG AACTACTCAAAATCGAGACACTCATTTTCAAGGGAAGGCAGGTTGAAAGAGAAACACTGACTGCTGCTGAACAAATTCCAGGCAGTGAGATTCAACAACATATATGGAATAATTATAAGAAAGAGATGAAATATCAATG GTTTATTTCCAATGGATCAGGAGAAGATCAGTCTTTTGAACCACTGGCAACCAAGTGCTCTCGCTCATACAAAGTACGCTTTGAGGATATCGGCCGTTGCCTGAAATGCGAGTGCTTTGTCATTGATATATTTGGACGATCTAGTGAATTGGTATCTGCTGTGACTGCTCCTATTTTGCCAG GAAGGCCTAAAATTGAAAAGCTGGAGATTGAAGGAAGAGGTTTCCACACTAACCTATATGCTGTTCAGGGTACGTATAGCGGAGGCAAAGAAGGCAAGAGTAAAATACAATGGCTCAGAGCGATGGTCGGAAGCCCTGATCTTATCTCCATACCTG GTGAAATTGGAAGAACGTATGAAGCTAATGTTGATGATGTAGGTTATAGGCTTGTTGCAATTTATACACCTGTAAGAGAGGATGGAGTTGAGGGACAACCTATTTCTGTTTCTACAGAACAGATTGCAGTTG AGCCTGAAATTTACAGGGAAGTGAAACAGAAGCTCGATGATGGTTCAGTCAAATTTGAG GTTCTGTGTGACAAGGACCGAACACCCAAAAAG GCACAAGTAATGGGTCATTTGGAGCGGAGAGTTTTGGAAGTCAACCGAAAGAGGATAAAAGTAGTAAAGCCTGGATCCAAGACATCATTCCCGAGTACTGAATTACGAGGAACATATGCTCCACCGTTCCAT GTTGAGCTGTATCGCAATGATCAGCACCGGTTCAAGATTGTTGTCGACAGTGATAATGAAGTTGACTTGATGGTGCAAACACGGCACATGCGAGACCTCATCATCCTCACGATCAGAGGCCTCGCCCAGAAGTTCAACAGCACCTCCCTCAACACACTTCTCAAGATCGAGGCATGA
- the LOC8086408 gene encoding light-harvesting complex-like protein OHP1, chloroplastic isoform X2, translating to MAAKCALSAPCLSAHRPLCRNRLAPCLPSPRPARAVALRVSAAKLPPGVEVPRVQPKLSEPFLGFTQTAEIWNSRACMIGLIGTFIVELVLNKGILQMIGVEVGKGLDLPL from the exons ATGGCAGCAAAGTGTGCTCTTTCCGCACCATGCTTATCGGCTCACCGACCCCTCTGCCGCAACAGGCTTGCTCCATGCCTGCCATCGCCAAGACCAGCAAGAGCCGTTGCTCTGAGAGTGAGTGCTGCAAAGCTTCCTCCAGGG GTTGAAGTGCCCAGGGTGCAGCCAAAGCTGAGCGAGCCCTTCTTGGGGTTCACCCAGACTGCTGAGATCTGGAACTCCAGGGCCTGCATGATTGGCCTCATCGGCACCTTCATTGTGGAGCTG GTGCTAAACAAGGGGATTCTTCAGATGATTGGGGTGGAGGTGGGCAAGGGTCTGGACCTTCCTCTTTAA